The following DNA comes from Magnolia sinica isolate HGM2019 chromosome 18, MsV1, whole genome shotgun sequence.
CAATTCACTGATTGAAGTCAAGGAATGGCTAATGTCTGTCAATAATGATTCTCCGCAAATGAATCCATTTTACGTTCAAATTCTTAGTAATCATTAGGGAAGATACCAAGAATCTCATTTATCCAAACCACTTCTCTGGAATCTTCTATCGAAGTGATTGAATCATCCATAATTGAACATGAATATACTTTTTGGGTTGGTTGTTTTTACCATTTAAAATTCTAACGGAGAAGCTCAGATTCCTTTTCATTTGTATTATAACAGAAGCAAATGTGGATTTTTAAGAGAATCGAGGGGAGAGGGGAGAGAGGAGCAGTTCAGTGTCCATCCAAGTATGAGCAAGAGCAAGTAATGCAGAACAGTGGATGCAAAGAATTAAGATGGGCGGTCATACCTATCTCGGAATGAAGAAGCCTGTTCCAAAAGGGCTGACTGGATATCTTCCAACCTTTCCTTCACTTGGGCCTGCAAAATTGAAGGTTCCATGGACACCCCAAAAACTTTTCCTTGCTTTCCAGGAACATCTCTCCTAGATATGAAACGGTCCCATTTGATACATCACGAGGTCCAATTTCAATCCTTAGGGGAACACCCTGAAGAATGATAGACATAAGAGTACAGCATTCAGATAATTTCCATTAATGCTAGAGTCTAGAAAAGCTCGTATATTTTTCAGTTGTTGCAGTTAAAAAGCTAACAGTTTGGATATTGCATGCTCTAGACCTTAACTGCTCAAAGATTTCCCCTTGCAGGTAGCACGTAGTAGTTTGCTAACATGCAACCTGCACATGACTTTGTTGGCATGTTAAGTGGTGTTTTTGGCGAAAAAAATGGGCAGATAGGCTCCTTGCAATTATGTACAGACAACCACTCGAGCATGTATTTGAGCACGGCCCTCTGTGTGCACGTGTGCGCGTgcatgcgtgcgtgcgtgcgtgcgtgcgtgcgtgtgtgtgtgtgtgcgtgtgtgtgtgtgtgagacttGTGTTCAGTGGTAATGCCTCTCAACTGCCTCTCCATAACCCATTGTTTGGGCTTGCCCTTTGGGATGTGAATGTGATACTTGGGTCCAGGGTAAAATACTGGGTGGGATTTTGTTGGCACGTTAGTGTTTTCAATGTGGGCCTCTACCATGGTTAGATGCCAAGATGATGTGGTGACAACAGCGGTGGCGATGATGGGAATCTTAGTGAGATCAACTTTCTGATACTGATGATAATGGTAGTGAGGGGAGCTCTAGCAACATGAACTTTGGGATGATGATAGTGGTGAAGGGAGTTCTAGCAACATCAAATTTCTGAAAGAGGAGGCTTGTATTAGCTCTGTTCACCCCCATTTAAAACTGATAACCGTGGTGGAAAGCTGGTATAGGCTCAAGCAACCAGCTCCTAGTGACTAGGATTGGAgacagggctgtcaatgggctaagTTGGGGCAAGTCCGACCCATTTAATTGGGCTATGCTCAAGCTTGACCCTTGGCATAAAATACATGCTCACGCTGGTCCCAAAGACAAATGGACTCAGGCTCAGGTGAAGCCTTAATAGAAAAGATTAGACAATAACGTGAGTCTATGTTGAAGTATTAATTAGTAAAACAAATAGCAAGATCCATTCTCAATAAACTAGAGTAGCAGGTACATACTTTCATCTCCCAGAAATTGAATTTCCACCCAGGTGTCCTCTGTTCTGAGTCATCCACTTTAACTTCCAGTCCTGCTGTTTTCAATATTTTCGCTACAGATGATACGGCATCCGGAACTAGTGCTTTTTCATCAGTTTTCTTCCAAATTGGTACTATTACCACCTGCAATATGTAATGGACAAGCCTACATAAGCCCATGGTCTCCTTATTGCAAGCTAATGAACAAGATTAAGgcagggaaaaaaaaatagagaagaaaaacaaaaacaaaaacaaaaagagacAAGCATATATCAACTGAAACTAGAATGAGGAGCATTTTCTGTGCATTTTCGATGAATAAAGCACAGGAAGCAACATGTCCTCTATGCTAGTTCAGCTAAACTATAAAGATGACACGCAATAGCTAAAAAACTTTCGTATACAGTGTGCGAGAACAAAAAATATTTATTCTCAGGGTCAAGAATTCAGTGATCACAAATCAAACCAATTATTTGCTAAACATATATGGTGAGATTGCCTCAATCATATCAGTATATTATACATGCAGTACCTCTATACAGTTAAAATCAAACAGGTCCAGAGAAAAGTAAAGGACTTGCCACATATTCTTTAATAGCCACGAATGTGGAGAAAGAAAATTCCTAGTAAACCAATAATCAGTTAATAGATGATGTTGATATATGGGTAGTACCTCCATAATTTAAAAATCAGACCAGACAAGTCCGAAGAAAAGTAAAGGACTTGCCATTTTTCTGCAATAGCTATGAATGTggagaaagaaaaataataataataaggcttTTTCCCCTAAATAGTAAATACACCCAGGGTATGGTGGGAGCCCCAAAATTACACCCCttttaaaaacttatttttttaACACCTGGTGGGTGTTTTCTGGTTTTTTTTGggggatgaaaatgcccctgcatcgAACTTTGAAATTGTAAAGGggggatgaaaatgcccctgcaacGAACCTTGAAATTGTAAAGGCGGTTtgtgttgggaagcgcggaaggtgagccctcaagatctgacggtctacacgatgtttggaacctttacaaagcagaagaacggtactccaacggcccgcctatctactactggagcagatggaactattcacacctctgatcctacggtatatagtggtcccggattgcgatctatggatcagatcgtctcaaggacaagctaagatggacagactctcgtgcacaatgtttctctctccgtatactctcagtattttgtattTCTACTTATGCGAGAGAGAGCGTATGCCTTTTTATGGGAAAGGaagggagtttggatgagaccatatcatccggtcttatccctatctcctatcataaatcaaattcaattttgaatttgaaatataacagaaaaggagaaaggccggaagatgcctaaatatgtgggacccacccactagtgattgctcaccagtgggccccaccggcctacgtccaacatctcccactcaatcacattgtgggataggcacataaatttggccatttaactcgcctaataacaatcaaagatcaaacatcgcgatcaaaagaatcagaggcgtgggaccagctggatcaccataatcttctcacaggtgcttaagtactaagtgaccacctgactagtactcaataacccaagctttgcaatgcctgtcctagtccgcatgaccacatcggatggagttaactcccgacctggagtactcggccaacatacgcacttatccaacttatcgagttattctgaaaacttgattttttacaaacttcgaataaaaccaattcaaagcaatacttatatatatatgctttttaagaaaaatactgtttgcaaaagtctaataaaaacaactcgatactgccggcggataagtcttcaagtgcgtatttatagttctaaaaacttggtgtagctgtcacgggatcttccccatgcagatgtgtaatttgaaattaatcaagctgctttcctagcgtaactgagtctggccaatcaaggacttTTCGTCAtcgtacactaaagtagcaacactcaatctcatcctcatatacataaGAGGAGGGTAGCTCAGGACATAAAGAGTCACCTACgagactggctactcgcacgttgcaatgattagatcgaatcaaagcaatctgtaggtaataggtcccagcacgtggctacaatccacgtcgtaaagtagacaatactaggtgaatgtcgggtctacaatacgcaggtcattctacataaggtacgactcatctcataacctcataacctggctttaatttcaggccataacattgatcgcatgtaacagaatggtgcgattatgttattcgactttatcagtctcatcttcaatctttacaaaattgtaggcggatacgactcactcatatcctcatcctttattattcataacaaagggaagttcatacctcaatgtataaacatagccccaaatgtacctctcttgtacattcaaggttggtcaatcctgtgcgagtgggtgaccggcctgccaacaaataatagaaatcctacatgatttcaaggtaaatgctgatgatcttcatacctagttatattagtgttcaatactgaataaaaatgaatatattattcattaatgaaagatcaaaggtactacaaaacaagtataTCAGTCAAGTTTtcttcaatcccatctgcctgacgtgaacttgaaatagatctctagctataggttttgtCATGGGATCTGCCaacatctccttagtaggaatgtagctgagggcgaccttcttatctctcacttgatcacggacgtaatgatacttgatctcaatgtgcttagatttctggtggtgtttagggtccttagccaagtcaatggcagaagtaatGTCTATCTttagcgatataggctgacgaacactcggtacaacacccagactcaatagaaatctgcgaacccatatacactcctgaactgcagcacaacatgcaatgtattcggcctccatagatgaaagagctgtggatgtctgtttcttactcgaccatgagatagctcctcctccgagtaagaatacatatcctgaagtagactttccctcgtcggcgtcattaccccaagcagcatctgaatatcctttgagctcgaggcttgtgccttcataacacaacattaggtcttttgttcctctgagatagcggaatatacgtttgacggcttgccaatgagactgtcccgggttactctgataacggctgactatgccaactacatagctaatatccggtctggtgcaaagcatagcatacattaagctccctactgcgcttgcataaggtactgaggacatagccaatttctcggcttcagtctggggacacgatttcctgtctagcttggtagctttatccataggggtttcaacagcttttgaatttttcatcctgaaccgctctaagatcttttgtatataggttgcttgagacaagcctaaaaatttcttaaggcgatccctgatgatttttaccccaagaataaagttggcttcaccgaggtctttcatctcaaagttcgagaatagccaatctttagtcaatatcaacaattgcatgtcattaccagctaacaggatatcgtctacatatagagataatatcagaaaagatcttccagaccatttcatgtatacacaatgatcttcttcactcatcgtgaatccaaaagtggtgatggccaagtggaacctcatgtaccactgtcttgaagattgatTCAACCCATAAatagattttaacaacttgcagactttctttggatgttttttgtccacataacccatgggttgttgcatgtatatctcttcatccaagtcaccatttaagaatgcgatctttacatccatctgatataactctaagtttaaacttgcgacaatggacaagatcatgcggattgaggagaactttgcaacaggtgaaaaggtctcctcgtaatcaatgccttcttgctgtgtaaaacctttagcaactaatcgtgctttatacttgtccactgtaccatctgcatttcttttgatcttaagtacccatttattacctatcgctttgcgattggaaggcaaATCAACAAGTTTCTAGACTTTATTCTTTTCCATGgaggcgatctcttcgtccatagcatttacccaatcggccaagttagaagataataatgcatcctgatatgaatcaggttcatcatcatcaactgcaacgtaagagaatgtttgccccttaatatcgaagtatcttcggggaatcaatcctctttcgcttcgacataactcaggagcctgctgagatgtcctcccactgtcctggtgaactataggagcatcttcatcttgaggagcaAAACTCCCATTCTCCTGAGATatatcgggtatttcaaaaagttctattagaaccttttgcttcatttggcttgggtatctatcttcaacgaaggtcacgtctcgggattctatctcaatccatcgtccatggtcctcataaactagaacgtatccctttgaatgcatagggtacctaatgaacacgcattcaatggttttactatcaagtttacctctatgttgaGTAAGTAGCAAAACATATGCCAATGATCCCCAAGGGCATATGTGGGTTAAAGAAGGAGGCCTcctagaccacatctcatatggagtcttaggaatggatttggatgggactctattaaggacgcgGACGTTAACAGTATCTCcccagaatatggtagagagattgacttgtgccatcatcgatctaaccatgtccaatagtgtcatattccttctctctgcaacaccgttttgttgtggagtgtaagccattgtgtactgccgaacaattccaacgttttcacaatatgatttaaacgtttcagatgtatactcgccacctctattagatcgaagggttttaatctttttctcaagctgattttccacttcagctttatatttaagaaaacaattaaaaacctcagatttgtgtgagatgagatacacatatccatagcgcgagtaatcgtcaatgaaagtgacaaagtattgacatccgtttctggcatgtacattaaagggtccacagatatctgaatggattatctctagtgtgcccttagacctagccgctttggaaaatggtttcttcgatgtctttccggacacacaatgttcacaaaatagcaaatcaactttggataaggagtctaacagaccaaaacgtactagtcttgtcatacgatcctttccgatgtgacctaacctcgcgtgccatttttgagattcagatactacatttttattcgacatagTAGATAAAGCAAGAtgggcattatcacaatctacgtctagaataaataaatctgaaattaaatttcccTATGCAAAGATGGGGTTATtttgtctcaaagaaactctagtcccagaaaatcgaatatcgaaaccatcaaataataacctagaaaaagaaattaaattccgacgcatccccggtgcaaaaagagtatcacgaaggattattgtttgccctatgcgcgtacggagatggagaacgccaatccctagtacgtcttcaacagcgttattgcccatgtacagcttgaaacttcctttggctacaggcTAGAATTCCTtgagtcctcgacgactctgtgtcacgtgctttgttgcgcctgaatctaaaatccactcgttagatatagtatcaacggaaaggatttcagaacaaacgcctacatacaaagtctTTTGTGACTGAGAAAtgtgggcacactgccgagcataatggccgaaattttcacagacaaagtagattatttttgtctttttctgcttcttctttccattccccttcttgagatttggaggaggtgctgtggtcttctgttcttgattattcttcttcgccttcttgcgagctttgaaccgttttttgttagcttttcgcttatgggtctctgctacaaaagccttggccgaacctggctgaattgcattcatttcaacctcacgtactaagtggccacaaaagtctctgaacgtagtgatagaatcaatatggttcagaattcttttgatttgggcccaagattcaggcaaggaatggtgcatgactataatcttctgattttcagtcaatttgcacccaacattcctaagggcacctatcatttgctccatcttacgaatatgatctttgatggggcagctGACAGGCATCCTGTACTCCTGGAATTTCAATTTCATTGCCCTAACTCTTGCATCTGACTTCTGCTcataggcatctgtcagtgcttcccagattcccttagcggtatcatgcacttcatacgtaggtatgagttctttgtgcatagtgctaagaaggacattacgggctgaacgattttattttcgccacttattatagcgagtcatcgcaatcctatgttcttgtaaatttccgTTTTCAGCCAGGATGagttcctcttgaactacattgagtgtgtgagatatgtcatcctcgtccagaaggcatcgcactgctcgggaccagtcttcgtagttgttgtcGTCAAAATGTTGTCCTTTTagttgttcagcgattaacgcttcGGTAGCTATCTTTACATTGCATGAGtgtcactacttagctatgatctaaggtattgacactaatcatcagcatttctacgtgttatataaaatttcaaagtataaaagcagttaatacatcttaatgagatctgaaagtccacatacccgaatggggggtgtagaacaatcaagttctctaattaagatgagatttaatgcttttataagaataaatttatataacgtacaaccttccattacatggttgcatgcatcatttggtataggagaataaactcccactcaggttatgctcAACCTTTATTTGTGTATAGGGAGTACCTAAGTACTAAgttttttctatattttccaatgaaaaataagggggcttagatctaaacacatcaagccgaatattttcatgcatattaacatcatcatcagaaaggaaaaattaagtgcttagatataaagagagtacaatcttcacctgtgatcatgactattagtgatggatccaatcattaccgataatgatcattgttgatgatggatcctttcatcaacattgatcatcatagttAATGATCGTTTCGATTACTAATTAGCTTTAGATCAACAGTGAAGAAgatataataaaagaaacaacATTATTTTGATATGAGTCCATCATCCTTCAACAGATCTACACATATGTATACGTGCTAACATGTGTACAAAAGCCATGTGTACAGAAGccaaaaatgagttcaaaacaACATGTGTACTAAAGCCATGTGTACAAAAGCCATGGTAACTTCTGCTAaacacgtgtacaacacgtgtacatcagtcaacacgtgtacacatgtgtatAACAGAAGCTATGACCCAATATAATATGTGTGCACTTGCAGATAAGCCAACACGTACACACACGTTTACAGTAGCTAACACGTGTACTTGCATATTAGCCAACACTTGTACACACGTGTACAGTAGCTAACACGTGTACAGTAGCTAACACATGTACTTTCAGattagccaacacgtgtacacacgTGTACAGTAGCTAACACGTGTACAATAGCTAATGCTTGTACAGCCAACATGTGTACCGTGTGTACAGATTAGCTATTGCATGTACTATTGCATGTACAGCCAACATGTGTACCATGTGTACAGAACAACACATATATAGAATAACATGTGTATCTTTTGACCGTTATGATACAACTTATACCATGTGATCAGACCTACATATGTTGCTGACgttaatatagctggtgtgattgaacagtagccaatccatttcttcTTCATACGGCAGCTATATTTATGGCAGTGTATTTGAATACAACAACTAAATGGCTGGGTTTAttcacatcagccaatccgcggTAGCTATGCTTTTGTATCCTATCGGTTTGATCATGGTTCATGCATTAATATATATGTTTCTTTTAAAGACTCAAAAAGGACACGTTAATGTGCTATGATCATGGTCCATAGGGCCCACATTCACATGCACTTGTCTATGTGAATACACTTCAATGCACATATCAACGTGAATGGGCCAtcttatttggtgggccaccaacatGATGTTTTGGGTCTAAttggatggtcggattggatacaatacatatcaTGGTACATATCAAGTAACCCATGTAAATTCAACTTCTAACTTTGTCaacgtaaataaaacacataacgTGTCTTAGTTGTGTACGTCACTgatgtacactagccaatctgattCCCAAGTGTGCAATCATTTATGGCATGCTGTACACCAGCTAATCACATTACGTGCACATGAGCCAACACACATACATGTACATCAGCCAATCACATGTGACACGTCAACCAACACACGTGACACGTGACACGTATATGTACAGAAGCCAACACAGGTGTATGTACATCAACCAATCATTCATGTATGGTGAGGTACGTCACCGGCTCTATATTGAGTGGGATAGTtcaatacaacaacaactattgcTGTATGTTATTTTGATGTACACGCATGTGGTATGACTGTGATGTACACGCATGTGGTATGATGCATAATGTGTATGGAAACTTAATCGGGCTTACAGGCATATGGCATACGTGTATACATTTATGCCGATTAGATTTAAAGCCAGGATACATGCATATACTACATGTATCCTCATGCGTGTTTCCAAAATCTATTCCACCGTACACATACTGATCCAATACCATTCGAAAGTCAAAGATTCCAATTCAAAAAAAAGGTTGggtcacttacctttttagatgaatataatcggagatccgccgttaaatatgctttgataccactgttgggaagcgcggaaggtgagccctcaagatctgacggtctacacgatgtttggaacctttacaaagcagaagaatggtactccaacggcccgcctatctactactggagcagatggaactattcacacctctgatcctacggtatatagtggtcccggattgcgatctatggatcagatcgtctcAAGGACAAGTTAAGATGGATagactctcgtgcacaatgtttctctctccgtatactctcagtattttgtattTCTACTTATACGAGAGAGAGCGTATGCTTTTTTATGGGAAAGGaagggagtttggatgagaccatatcatccggtcttatccctatctcctatcataaatcaaattcaattttgaatttgaaatataacagaaaaggagaaaggccggaagatgcctaaatatgtgggacccacccactagtgattgctcaccagtgggccccaccggcctacgtccaacagTTTGCACACTGAggttctctgtggggcccaccatgatgtatgatgtccaccattgaaatcttcccaagGCCCACAGTGACGTTTTTGAGTCATCActcctgttcataaggtcatagatctggatgaagggaaaacacaaatatcaacttgctccaaaatttttgtggcccccaagaagttttcaacggtaggcgttcaatccccaccgtatGGTCCACCcatgctttggatctgcctcattttttagatcgcgccctaaaattatttggcaaaacagatggatggcatggataagaacCCTAACAACAACGAcgacaacaataataataataactagttCACAGATTATATGGATAATTTGGTACAGTCATTATGTGCTCCTCATTTTGGGGTTCATGGACCTTGTGATAAGCCATTAGTTCCTAGTTTCTGTAAGAACTGAGATGCCAGCGTGAATGATCATTTTCTGCATTTGAGAAGTAAGCTATTGAGAGGTCTGGATCCATTGCACATGGAATGATCCTAGCAGAGTAAATTTTCTCACTTGAGTGGGGAAACTATTGAGAGGCCTAGATCCATTGCACATGGAGATGACCCTAAGAGACATTAAAGAAGAAATGGCTTCATAGAACTTCCTAATAGACTGACGAAACTGATATGCAAACACTTTCAAAAACCTCAAGGGGTCGAGATTGTCAAACTCAGCAGATACAATTAACCTGACAAATATAGACCTTAGTCCTAAACCACACATTAACAGTAATGGTAAATGCCCATTCACATGCTAGTTTATTTTTtacaaaatgaaaaaatatattccCGCATGTTTGTACATACTTGCATGTAAATAACCACCCAACTCCCAAACCTAACTGAAACTTGGAACTCAGAGCAAAAGGAGATGTTGTTAATGTATGGTTATTGAATACATTTGAATGTTCTCTAATTTGATAAATGAGAGAACCATGAAGCATGACATGTTCATC
Coding sequences within:
- the LOC131232667 gene encoding proline--tRNA ligase, chloroplastic/mitochondrial-like; the encoded protein is MTHGDDTGLMLPPKMAPIQVVIVPIWKKTDEKALVPDAVSSVAKILKTAGLEVKVDDSEQRTPGWKFNFWEMKGVPLRIEIGPRDVSNGTVSYLGEMFLESKEKFLGCPWNLQFCRPK